In one Paramormyrops kingsleyae isolate MSU_618 chromosome 18, PKINGS_0.4, whole genome shotgun sequence genomic region, the following are encoded:
- the tnnt2a gene encoding troponin T type 2a (cardiac): MLPNLVPPKIPDGEKVDFDDIHRKRMEKDLNELQTLIEVHFESRKKEEEELISLKDRIETRRSERAEQHRIRSEREKERQKRLEEEKARKEEEEAKKKAEDDAKKKKTLTSLHFGGYMQKTDRRSGKKQTEREKKKKILSDRRKALSVDHMGEDKLREKANELFKWIYQLEAEKFELQYKFARQKYEINVLRNRVSDHQKTSKRTKRGLRK; encoded by the exons ATGTTGCCTAACCTGGTACCTCCGAAGATCCCAGATGGAGAGAAAGTTGACTTTGAT GACATCCACCGCAAGCGGATGGAGAAGGACCTGAACGAGCTGCAGACCCTGATCGAGGTTCACTTTGAGAGCCgcaagaaggaggaggaggagctgatCAGCCTGAAGGATAGGATC GAAACACGCAGGTCTGAGCGAGCTGAGCAGCATAGGATCCGcagcgagagggagaaggagcgGCAGAAACGCCTAGAG GAGGAGAAGGCCaggaaagaggaggaggaggccaaAAAGAAGGCCGAGGATGATGCGAAAAAGAAGAAGACTTTGACAAGCCTACATTTTGGCGGCTACATGCAGAAG ACGGACAGGCGGAGCGGCAAGAAGCAGACCGAGcgggagaagaagaagaagatccTCAGCGACAGACGCAAGGCGCTCAGCGTTGACCACATGGGTGAAGATAAGCTCCG GGAGAAGGCCAACGAACTGTTCAAGTGGATATACCAGTTGGAGGCTGAGAAGTTCGAGTTGCAGTACAAGTTTGCGCGGCAGAAATACGAA aTCAATGTCCTCAGGAACCGTGTGAGTGACCACCAGAAGAC CTCCAAAAGAACTAAGAGAGGACTGAGGAAGTAG